The proteins below come from a single Candidatus Binatia bacterium genomic window:
- a CDS encoding phosphoribosylaminoimidazolesuccinocarboxamide synthase: MANSINTPAGYTDRIRSELKNCLVETSLSSGEKYEGKVRDRYDLGDKMALITTDRQSAFDRVLAAIPFKGQVLNTTSAWWFEQTEHIVPNQVISIPDPNVTIAKKCDVFPIEFVVRGYITGTTSTSLWTVYDSGQRHYCGNDLPEDLVKNQKLALNLLTPTTKEEDHDRPISPADIISEEWMSIEDWEKCARIAHQLFSFGQEKAAQHGLILVDTKYEMGRDPDGNVCLIDEIHTPDSSRYWIADSYESRMKNGEEPENVDKEFLRLWFKDNCDPYKDETLPAAPEELVVELSRRYIYLYERITGRTFEFPEAGKSIQKRMSANLEGIT, translated from the coding sequence ATGGCAAATTCGATCAACACGCCGGCTGGGTACACCGACCGGATACGAAGTGAACTGAAGAACTGTCTCGTCGAGACGTCGCTCTCGAGCGGCGAGAAGTACGAGGGCAAGGTCCGCGATCGGTACGATCTCGGCGACAAGATGGCCCTCATTACGACGGACCGACAGAGCGCCTTCGATCGCGTACTCGCAGCGATCCCGTTCAAGGGCCAGGTACTCAACACGACCAGCGCCTGGTGGTTCGAGCAGACGGAGCACATCGTCCCGAACCAGGTGATCTCGATCCCCGACCCCAACGTGACCATCGCGAAGAAATGCGACGTCTTCCCCATCGAGTTCGTCGTGCGAGGGTACATCACCGGGACGACCAGCACGTCGCTGTGGACGGTCTACGACAGCGGCCAGCGCCACTACTGCGGGAACGATCTGCCCGAGGACCTGGTCAAGAACCAGAAGCTCGCGCTGAACCTCCTCACGCCGACGACCAAGGAAGAGGATCACGACCGACCCATCAGCCCCGCCGACATCATCTCCGAAGAGTGGATGTCGATCGAGGACTGGGAGAAGTGTGCCCGCATCGCGCATCAGCTGTTCTCTTTCGGGCAGGAGAAGGCGGCCCAGCACGGACTGATCCTGGTCGACACGAAGTACGAAATGGGCCGCGACCCGGACGGCAACGTCTGCCTCATCGACGAGATCCACACGCCCGACTCGAGCCGCTACTGGATCGCCGATTCCTACGAGAGCCGCATGAAAAACGGCGAGGAGCCGGAGAACGTCGACAAAGAATTTCTGCGGCTCTGGTTCAAGGACAACTGCGACCCGTACAAAGACGAAACGCTTCCGGCCGCCCCGGAGGAACTCGTGGTCGAACTCTCGCGGCGATACATCTACCTCTACGAGAGAATCACCGGACGCACGTTCGAGTTCCCCGAAGCCGGAAAATCAATTCAGAAGCGCATGAGCGCCAACCTCGAAGGCATAACATGA
- a CDS encoding DsbA family protein — protein MSDRYPLPVYYDFASTTCYVAHRVLGRLAPKIDEIGVELEWRPVDLTSLTGWRRGARVVGPGRENALRVAAELNVPVRMPGFWIDSRLAHAVALGPSEDPAKEAVWRERIWTAVFEEGRDIGEKEEISVFLSEVQISTESGSGLARLEEETERARQAGIQGVPAFLIDAWPMAGIQDDQSMVAFFERYARKRRRENAAS, from the coding sequence ATGTCCGATCGATATCCGCTCCCGGTTTACTACGATTTCGCGTCGACCACTTGCTACGTGGCGCACCGCGTCTTGGGTCGATTGGCTCCGAAGATCGACGAGATCGGTGTGGAACTGGAATGGCGGCCGGTCGACCTGACCAGCCTGACGGGTTGGCGCCGCGGGGCGCGCGTCGTGGGGCCCGGAAGGGAAAACGCACTACGGGTCGCGGCGGAGCTGAATGTACCCGTGCGGATGCCGGGCTTCTGGATCGACTCCCGCCTGGCCCATGCCGTCGCCCTCGGCCCGAGTGAAGACCCGGCGAAGGAGGCTGTCTGGCGGGAGCGCATCTGGACCGCCGTTTTCGAGGAGGGCCGGGACATCGGCGAGAAGGAGGAAATCTCGGTCTTCCTCTCGGAGGTCCAGATCTCGACCGAATCGGGTTCGGGTCTCGCACGGCTCGAAGAAGAGACGGAGCGTGCGCGGCAGGCCGGCATCCAGGGGGTCCCGGCCTTCCTGATCGACGCCTGGCCGATGGCGGGCATCCAGGACGACCAGTCGATGGTCGCTTTCTTCGAACGATACGCGCGCAAGCGGCGCCGGGAGAACGCGGCGAGCTGA
- a CDS encoding acyl-CoA synthetase → MEFNFADVHETIAASIPDREAFVFRDRRFTHAQFAARTRRLANYLLSRGLTVHTERRELAGHESGQDHVALYLYNGNEYLEGMLASWKARLASFNVNYRYVEEELLYLFENSQARAVIYHAEFAPQIAAIREKLPRLEVLIQVSDDSGNGLLPGAVDYEEALAGSSDGKPDVTPSGDDLYLLYTGGTTGMPKGVLWRSADIFIAAMGGRKPDGVILASYEELAEQVKAMEGMRGLVGPPFMHGAAQWSSMIMMTLGACLVVPDIVKKLDPDDFLTKIGEEKITSITMVGDAFARPLLDQLEKKTYDLSTLFVLGSGGAPLSTKNKEALLEKIPHGMIFDGIGSSETGAQATNTSTKATGATTGKFQPGPGAGVLSEDLSRVLEPGSEDMGWFAQSGRVPLGYFGDPEKTARTFPVVDGARYSVPGDRARHKDDGTIEVLGRDSVTINSGGEKIFAEEVEQALKQHPDVYDTVVTGRASDRWGQEVVAVVQLRADAKTGAAELLEEAAKHIARYKLPKSFVFRPSIVRSPSGKADYRWAKEQAAQS, encoded by the coding sequence ATGGAATTCAATTTCGCTGACGTTCACGAGACGATTGCCGCTTCCATTCCCGACCGCGAGGCCTTCGTCTTCCGCGACCGTCGGTTCACGCATGCCCAATTCGCGGCCCGGACCCGGCGTCTCGCCAACTACCTTCTGAGCCGAGGCCTGACGGTCCACACGGAGCGGAGAGAGTTGGCCGGGCACGAGTCGGGTCAGGATCACGTCGCGCTCTATCTCTACAACGGCAACGAGTACCTCGAGGGGATGCTCGCGTCGTGGAAGGCGCGGCTGGCGTCGTTCAACGTCAACTATCGGTACGTCGAAGAGGAGCTTCTCTATCTCTTCGAGAACTCGCAGGCGCGCGCGGTGATCTATCACGCCGAGTTCGCGCCGCAGATCGCCGCCATCCGCGAGAAGCTCCCGAGGTTGGAGGTTCTGATTCAGGTCTCCGACGACTCTGGGAACGGGCTGCTTCCGGGCGCCGTCGACTACGAGGAGGCGCTTGCCGGTTCGTCGGACGGGAAGCCGGATGTCACGCCCTCCGGCGACGACCTCTATCTCCTCTACACCGGCGGGACCACGGGAATGCCGAAGGGCGTTTTGTGGCGTTCGGCCGACATCTTCATCGCCGCGATGGGCGGCCGAAAGCCCGACGGCGTGATCCTCGCGTCCTACGAGGAACTCGCGGAGCAGGTGAAGGCGATGGAAGGGATGCGGGGCCTCGTCGGTCCGCCGTTCATGCACGGTGCGGCGCAGTGGTCGAGCATGATCATGATGACCCTGGGGGCCTGTTTGGTTGTACCCGACATTGTGAAGAAGCTGGACCCGGACGACTTTCTAACCAAGATCGGCGAAGAGAAGATCACCAGCATCACGATGGTGGGAGACGCCTTCGCGCGGCCGTTGCTCGATCAACTCGAGAAGAAGACGTACGACCTTTCCACCCTCTTCGTTCTGGGTTCCGGGGGCGCACCTCTTTCCACCAAGAACAAAGAGGCGCTCCTCGAGAAGATTCCGCACGGGATGATCTTCGATGGGATCGGGTCGTCCGAGACCGGCGCGCAGGCGACCAACACCTCCACGAAGGCCACCGGCGCGACGACCGGCAAGTTCCAGCCCGGGCCCGGCGCCGGCGTCCTGTCCGAGGACCTCTCTCGAGTGCTCGAGCCGGGGAGTGAGGATATGGGTTGGTTTGCGCAGAGCGGCCGGGTCCCTCTCGGCTACTTCGGCGATCCGGAGAAGACTGCGCGCACCTTCCCGGTCGTGGACGGCGCGCGCTACTCGGTTCCGGGAGATAGGGCGAGGCACAAGGACGACGGTACGATCGAGGTGCTCGGTCGCGACTCGGTGACCATCAATTCCGGGGGAGAGAAGATCTTTGCCGAGGAGGTGGAGCAGGCGTTGAAGCAGCATCCGGATGTGTACGACACCGTCGTGACCGGCCGCGCCAGCGACCGTTGGGGGCAGGAGGTCGTAGCCGTCGTTCAGCTTCGAGCGGACGCGAAAACGGGTGCGGCGGAGCTTCTCGAAGAAGCCGCGAAACACATCGCGCGGTACAAGCTCCCGAAGTCGTTCGTCTTCCGGCCGAGTATCGTGCGGAGCCCGAGCGGCAAGGCCGACTATCGGTGGGCCAAAGAGCAGGCCGCGCAGAGTTGA
- a CDS encoding thiolase family protein, giving the protein MTLPDWGRAEPYENVSGEIGIVGVGEAAYSKASGRTSREIAGDAVARALEDAGLEPGDVDGITLSLLDTDFDADAFREHFGTSQEIWVSHCGGGMTWAATAAYDAALAIRRGDAKTVVNVFSVDWASKRGEMVGGPGKFHAEELFKQNVEVPFGWFPQPVYFASIARRHMAEFGTTQEQLGAIAVACRRHANLSTNAVMREKPLTLEKYLASPPIADPFRKEDCCLISDGGAAYVMTSIERARDLRRPLVEVAGVGLGTSKTGRYWAQQPDFTATPQVFSAPTAFGMAGLSPADVDVLTCYDPFTIVSLMQIEDMGFCSKGEGGPFVEGQALHFDGGKLPYNTHGGLLSHAYVLGIAHVVEVVRQLRGESSAQVPDARVGIYGGYTGPQASTLILRTGDS; this is encoded by the coding sequence ATGACTCTTCCGGATTGGGGGCGCGCCGAGCCGTACGAGAACGTCTCGGGAGAGATCGGGATCGTCGGTGTAGGCGAGGCGGCCTACAGCAAGGCATCGGGTAGAACGAGCCGGGAGATCGCAGGGGATGCGGTCGCGCGTGCCCTCGAGGACGCGGGCCTCGAGCCGGGCGACGTCGACGGCATCACGCTCAGTCTCCTCGACACCGATTTCGACGCTGACGCGTTCCGAGAGCACTTCGGCACCTCCCAGGAGATCTGGGTGTCGCACTGCGGCGGCGGAATGACGTGGGCCGCCACCGCCGCCTACGATGCGGCCCTCGCCATTCGGCGGGGAGATGCGAAGACCGTGGTGAACGTTTTCTCGGTGGATTGGGCGAGCAAGCGGGGCGAGATGGTCGGGGGCCCGGGGAAATTCCACGCCGAAGAGCTCTTCAAGCAGAACGTGGAGGTGCCGTTCGGCTGGTTCCCCCAACCGGTCTATTTCGCCTCGATCGCCCGGCGACACATGGCGGAGTTCGGCACGACCCAGGAGCAGCTCGGAGCCATCGCCGTCGCGTGCCGCCGCCATGCGAATCTGTCGACGAACGCAGTCATGCGCGAGAAGCCGCTCACGCTTGAGAAGTACCTCGCGAGCCCGCCGATCGCGGATCCGTTTCGGAAGGAAGACTGCTGTCTCATTTCCGATGGCGGCGCCGCCTACGTGATGACTTCGATCGAGCGCGCTCGAGACCTGCGCCGGCCACTCGTCGAGGTCGCAGGCGTAGGCCTCGGGACTTCGAAGACCGGTCGGTACTGGGCGCAGCAGCCGGACTTCACCGCGACGCCGCAGGTGTTCTCCGCGCCCACCGCGTTCGGAATGGCCGGACTCTCGCCGGCTGATGTCGATGTCCTGACTTGTTACGATCCGTTCACGATTGTCTCGCTCATGCAGATCGAGGACATGGGGTTCTGTTCGAAGGGGGAGGGAGGGCCATTCGTCGAAGGTCAGGCGCTGCACTTCGACGGCGGGAAGCTGCCGTACAACACCCACGGCGGATTGCTCTCCCACGCGTACGTTCTCGGGATCGCCCACGTCGTCGAGGTCGTTCGGCAGCTCCGCGGGGAGTCGTCCGCGCAGGTGCCCGATGCTCGCGTCGGGATCTACGGCGGCTATACCGGCCCCCAGGCGTCGACCCTGATCCTGCGAACGGGAGATTCGTGA
- a CDS encoding OB-fold domain-containing protein: MREGFPLPDVDWEPTREFWAAAAREELRMPRCTACRRFHWYPQGACSHCGEESVAWERMSGCARLFTWVVLEHAFLPQYAGNLPFVSALVTLDEDERVRLPTRIVECEPATLAIDQPMEVCFRTLRFDGVEGEVLAPFFRPVG; this comes from the coding sequence ATGCGTGAGGGATTCCCTCTGCCCGATGTCGACTGGGAGCCGACCCGCGAGTTCTGGGCGGCCGCCGCACGCGAGGAACTCCGTATGCCGCGTTGCACGGCATGTCGCAGGTTCCACTGGTACCCGCAGGGCGCTTGCTCCCATTGTGGCGAAGAGTCGGTCGCGTGGGAGCGCATGAGTGGCTGCGCGCGCCTCTTTACTTGGGTCGTGCTCGAGCATGCCTTCCTGCCTCAGTACGCCGGCAACCTGCCGTTCGTCAGTGCCCTGGTGACCCTCGACGAAGATGAGCGGGTTCGGCTCCCGACCCGCATCGTCGAGTGTGAGCCGGCGACGCTCGCGATCGACCAGCCGATGGAGGTCTGTTTCCGGACGCTTCGCTTCGATGGGGTGGAGGGAGAGGTCTTGGCGCCGTTCTTTCGTCCTGTCGGCTGA
- a CDS encoding oxidoreductase — protein sequence MAAEFTEESVPDQGERTAFVTGANSGIGFEAARVLAGRGARVLIGCRSPGRAAGARDRILSAHPSADVEIVELDLASLASVREAAERVSEEPRLDLLINNAGIMIPPREETSDGFESQFGVNHLGHFALTGLLLDKVRSTAGSRIVSVSSNAHKGGAIDFDDLQAEKSYSRVGRYNMSKLANLLFIFELQRRLEAAGGKTIAVACHPGVSDTELKRYIPSWVMLFSPIMNLMSHDPPEAALPTLRAATDPAAEGGQYFGPSNFFEFYGPPILVDPIAASRDEETARRLWDVSIELTGVDPGLAAG from the coding sequence ATGGCTGCCGAATTCACAGAGGAATCCGTCCCCGACCAAGGAGAACGCACGGCCTTCGTCACGGGAGCCAACAGCGGGATCGGTTTCGAAGCCGCACGGGTTCTCGCCGGCCGCGGCGCGCGGGTCCTGATCGGCTGTCGGTCGCCGGGACGTGCGGCCGGAGCGCGGGACCGGATTCTGTCCGCGCACCCGAGCGCCGACGTCGAAATCGTCGAACTCGATCTGGCGAGCCTCGCGTCCGTACGTGAGGCCGCGGAGCGCGTAAGCGAGGAGCCGCGTCTCGATCTTTTGATCAACAACGCGGGGATCATGATCCCGCCGCGTGAGGAGACGAGCGACGGGTTCGAGTCTCAGTTCGGCGTGAATCATCTCGGGCACTTTGCACTGACGGGGTTGTTGCTCGACAAGGTGCGGAGCACGGCAGGCTCGCGGATCGTCTCAGTGAGCAGCAACGCACACAAGGGTGGGGCGATCGACTTCGACGACCTCCAGGCGGAGAAGTCGTACAGCAGGGTCGGCCGCTACAACATGAGCAAGCTCGCGAACCTGCTCTTCATCTTCGAGTTGCAGCGGCGGCTCGAGGCGGCGGGAGGGAAGACGATCGCGGTGGCGTGTCATCCGGGCGTCTCGGATACCGAACTGAAGCGCTACATTCCGAGCTGGGTCATGTTGTTTTCTCCAATCATGAACCTGATGTCGCACGATCCGCCGGAGGCGGCCCTCCCGACGTTGCGGGCGGCGACCGATCCGGCCGCGGAAGGCGGACAGTACTTCGGGCCCTCGAACTTCTTCGAGTTCTACGGCCCGCCGATTCTCGTCGATCCGATCGCGGCGAGCCGCGACGAAGAGACCGCGCGTCGCCTGTGGGACGTCTCGATTGAGCTGACGGGCGTGGATCCCGGGCTCGCCGCCGGCTGA
- a CDS encoding glutathione S-transferase N-terminal domain-containing protein: MTIPTPLWMMGAPGSPYTRKMRALMRYRHIPYRMIQQGGPQHAARPKPKVELLPTFYLPDESGNEVAVTDSTPLIRRFEKEFAGRNAVPTDPVIGFLDALLEDFADEWLTKPMFHYRWYYQADVDKAASILPLWRQVNVSDEDVKPFCDFIAKRQIDRLWVVGSNDTTAPVIEGSYKRILKLFDAHLQTQPFLMGNRPGSSDFAFLGQLTCLVLFDPTPAAIALAEAPRVYAWVEGAEELSGLEPTEDDWIKSDAVPETIKALLCEVGRVYTPFLLANAEAIQKGAERVETTIEDLPWTQKPFPYQAKCLRWLREHHAALSADDRAKVDAILAGTGCEALFA, encoded by the coding sequence ATGACGATCCCGACCCCGCTTTGGATGATGGGCGCACCCGGCTCTCCGTACACCCGCAAGATGAGAGCGCTCATGCGCTACCGGCACATCCCGTATCGGATGATCCAGCAGGGTGGACCCCAGCACGCCGCTCGCCCCAAGCCCAAGGTCGAGCTCCTGCCGACGTTCTACCTTCCCGATGAATCCGGGAACGAGGTCGCCGTCACCGACTCGACGCCGCTCATTCGGCGCTTCGAGAAAGAGTTCGCGGGACGCAACGCCGTCCCCACCGATCCGGTGATCGGCTTCCTCGATGCCCTCCTCGAGGACTTCGCCGACGAGTGGCTCACGAAGCCGATGTTCCACTACCGCTGGTACTACCAGGCGGACGTCGACAAGGCGGCCTCGATCCTGCCGCTCTGGCGACAGGTCAACGTCAGCGACGAAGACGTGAAGCCGTTCTGCGACTTCATCGCAAAGCGCCAGATCGATCGGCTCTGGGTCGTCGGCTCGAACGACACCACCGCACCGGTGATCGAGGGAAGCTACAAACGGATCCTGAAGTTGTTCGACGCACACCTGCAGACGCAGCCGTTCCTCATGGGGAACCGCCCCGGGTCGAGTGACTTCGCGTTCCTCGGGCAGCTCACGTGTCTGGTCCTGTTCGACCCCACCCCCGCGGCGATTGCCCTCGCCGAGGCACCGCGCGTTTACGCGTGGGTCGAGGGCGCCGAAGAACTGTCCGGGCTCGAGCCGACCGAAGACGACTGGATCAAGAGCGACGCCGTACCCGAGACTATCAAGGCGCTGCTCTGCGAGGTCGGCCGCGTGTACACCCCGTTCCTCCTCGCAAATGCCGAAGCGATCCAGAAGGGCGCCGAGCGCGTCGAGACCACGATCGAAGATCTCCCCTGGACCCAGAAGCCCTTCCCCTACCAGGCCAAGTGCCTCCGGTGGCTCCGCGAACACCACGCCGCGCTGTCGGCGGACGACCGCGCCAAGGTGGATGCGATTCTCGCCGGAACGGGCTGCGAAGCCCTGTTCGCCTGA
- a CDS encoding phytanoyl-CoA dioxygenase family protein, translating into MSTPAILTDEQIETFRRDGFLVVDDVFSEAERATFGTAVDAAVAGRASVDTRSLDEKTIYEQSFIQCINLWEDNVDVRPLTFDARIGEMATRLLDADAVRIWHDQALYKEGGGRETDAHQDRPFWPIEPANQVTAWIPFDGSRRGRGAMAYVPGSHRAGLERFCDISHLFQEPYDILNDPAIADIEPVWVEVDPGSVVFHHSLTVHFAEPNTDTSTRRVYCVIYFADGCLRRSAVPHIVPDRQKIEVGQPIAGDVSPIVWPRRSNDLPPTPTSGRPPRLGYS; encoded by the coding sequence GTGAGCACTCCGGCAATCCTGACCGACGAACAGATCGAGACGTTCCGCCGCGATGGCTTCCTCGTCGTCGACGACGTGTTCTCCGAAGCCGAGCGAGCGACGTTCGGCACAGCCGTCGACGCCGCCGTGGCGGGACGCGCATCGGTCGACACTCGCTCGCTCGACGAGAAGACGATCTACGAGCAGAGCTTCATCCAGTGCATCAACCTGTGGGAGGACAACGTCGACGTCCGACCGCTCACGTTCGACGCCCGCATCGGCGAGATGGCAACGCGCCTCTTGGACGCCGACGCCGTCCGAATCTGGCACGACCAAGCGCTTTACAAGGAAGGTGGTGGTCGCGAGACGGACGCCCACCAGGATCGTCCCTTCTGGCCGATCGAGCCCGCTAATCAGGTGACCGCGTGGATTCCGTTCGACGGCTCGCGTCGCGGTCGAGGTGCGATGGCCTACGTCCCCGGCTCACACCGCGCCGGCCTCGAGCGCTTCTGCGACATCTCACACCTGTTCCAGGAGCCGTACGACATCCTGAACGACCCAGCGATCGCCGACATCGAACCCGTGTGGGTCGAGGTCGATCCGGGCTCGGTCGTGTTCCACCACTCCCTCACCGTGCACTTCGCCGAACCCAACACGGACACCAGCACGCGAAGGGTCTACTGCGTGATCTACTTCGCCGACGGCTGCCTGCGCCGGTCTGCGGTCCCCCACATCGTGCCCGATCGCCAAAAAATTGAGGTCGGCCAACCAATCGCCGGCGACGTGTCCCCCATCGTGTGGCCCCGCCGGAGCAACGACTTACCCCCCACCCCCACCAGCGGTCGCCCGCCCCGCCTCGGCTACTCGTGA
- a CDS encoding nucleoside hydrolase encodes MRIWIDTDVGSDVDDALTLAYALRHPELELVGVSTVFGDVELRSDIARGVLAAGGASDVPVQSGLGVPLTEGRIGLMFGHEGRGILEGREPQMQTREDGDAQARIDALASALETAKPDAVVAIGPLSNLGALVRAGVDLPPLAIMGGKLADVMLDGMVPGISEWNWYCDPLSVQHVLGASHPALPKIVPAEVTFRTALAPGDVEKLAGGDALARQISTLSAEWLRFLRERFGRDEPRVALHDPLTAAVLVQDGLCPFEERRIHVDDNAVSETIDGAPNITVATSVDANALRDHLMETWL; translated from the coding sequence ATGCGGATCTGGATCGATACCGACGTCGGCAGCGACGTCGACGACGCGCTGACCCTGGCCTACGCGCTCCGCCATCCGGAGCTGGAGCTCGTCGGTGTCTCGACGGTCTTCGGCGACGTCGAACTGCGCAGCGACATCGCACGCGGCGTCCTCGCCGCCGGTGGAGCTTCGGACGTTCCGGTGCAGAGCGGCCTGGGCGTCCCCCTCACCGAGGGCCGGATCGGGCTCATGTTCGGGCACGAGGGTCGGGGCATCCTCGAGGGCCGCGAACCGCAGATGCAAACGCGCGAAGACGGTGACGCCCAAGCCCGTATCGACGCGCTCGCCTCGGCGCTGGAAACCGCGAAGCCGGACGCCGTCGTGGCGATCGGGCCGCTCTCGAACCTGGGAGCCCTCGTGCGCGCCGGAGTCGACCTCCCGCCCCTCGCGATCATGGGCGGCAAGCTGGCCGACGTAATGCTCGACGGGATGGTTCCCGGCATCTCCGAGTGGAACTGGTACTGCGACCCTCTCTCGGTCCAACACGTCCTCGGCGCGTCCCACCCCGCTCTGCCTAAGATCGTGCCGGCCGAGGTCACGTTTCGGACCGCACTCGCCCCCGGCGATGTGGAGAAGCTCGCCGGCGGAGACGCACTCGCCCGCCAGATCTCGACCCTGAGCGCCGAGTGGCTGCGCTTCCTGCGCGAGCGCTTCGGACGAGACGAACCCCGCGTCGCGTTGCACGACCCCCTCACCGCCGCCGTCCTCGTACAGGATGGGCTCTGCCCGTTTGAAGAGCGCCGTATCCATGTCGACGACAACGCCGTTTCGGAGACGATCGATGGTGCCCCCAACATCACCGTAGCGACCAGCGTCGACGCAAACGCGCTGCGCGACCATCTGATGGAGACCTGGCTGTGA